In the Nitrospira sp. genome, one interval contains:
- a CDS encoding methyltransferase domain-containing protein: MPADGNDEIRTRLQRHLAWWGLRHIESDAAYFAWQRDVFTPQELDALHRSIDAKRQAAHGSAADIAFYDLTARPRSVPALYSQRYEYYVEVGSRIAVRLEDAGTILDVGCGIGLLTTFYAAQCPHATFVGIDRSSASIALARQRTQDLGLTNLRFECVDLDQHSLAGRFDVIVATHVLLQTEQDPGLPSCDWKGFTRVPDAQAQQMFEQRTGVGPRLDRLRGALTPHGRVMVFEKTRQLARRIPFQRALAARGLQLLAPPELVRYRSIEEVSDDGPLYVTGLAPSSNPLPWDESPEPDRVSPLTIEQLRSVHVPQDQPLYENHGASAQQDWLDLPAKQVLDQVTRTEADGRQLHVEWGRAGEFVYLYCANTFDQRQLVIVEPGRVAMVKTYYKEITGEQSANEQGTLR; encoded by the coding sequence GTGCCCGCTGATGGGAACGACGAGATTCGCACTCGCCTGCAACGGCATCTCGCCTGGTGGGGCCTTCGACACATCGAATCCGATGCCGCCTACTTCGCCTGGCAACGCGACGTCTTCACGCCGCAAGAACTCGATGCGCTCCACCGGTCCATCGACGCGAAACGGCAGGCAGCCCATGGATCCGCCGCGGACATTGCGTTTTATGATCTGACGGCGCGCCCCCGCTCCGTTCCCGCGCTCTACAGTCAACGGTACGAATATTACGTGGAGGTCGGATCGCGGATCGCCGTTCGGCTCGAGGATGCCGGAACGATTCTCGACGTCGGTTGCGGGATAGGCCTCCTGACGACCTTCTATGCCGCACAATGCCCCCATGCCACGTTCGTCGGTATCGATCGTTCATCTGCCTCCATCGCCCTCGCTCGACAGCGGACGCAGGACCTTGGTCTCACCAATCTCCGTTTCGAATGCGTCGATCTGGATCAGCACAGTCTCGCCGGTCGGTTTGACGTGATCGTGGCGACCCATGTCTTGCTCCAAACCGAACAGGATCCTGGGCTTCCCAGTTGCGACTGGAAGGGGTTCACGCGGGTGCCGGATGCACAGGCCCAACAGATGTTTGAGCAGCGGACGGGAGTGGGGCCACGCTTGGACCGGCTCCGCGGAGCGTTGACGCCGCACGGTCGTGTGATGGTATTTGAAAAAACGAGGCAACTCGCGCGGCGGATTCCCTTTCAGCGAGCGCTCGCGGCTCGCGGCCTGCAGTTGCTCGCGCCGCCTGAACTGGTCCGGTATCGCTCGATCGAGGAGGTGTCGGATGACGGTCCTCTGTATGTCACCGGACTGGCGCCATCATCGAATCCCCTACCGTGGGATGAGTCTCCTGAGCCTGACCGTGTCTCTCCACTCACGATAGAGCAGCTGCGTTCCGTTCACGTACCTCAGGATCAGCCCCTTTACGAAAATCATGGAGCGTCGGCGCAGCAGGACTGGCTGGATCTTCCCGCGAAACAGGTGCTTGATCAGGTCACCAGGACAGAGGCGGATGGACGACAGCTGCACGTCGAGTGGGGGCGGGCCGGTGAGTTCGTGTATCTCTATTGTGCGAACACCTTCGATCAACGCCAATTGGTCATTGTTGAACCTGGCCGTGTGGCAATGGTGAAAACGTACTACAAAGAAATTACCGGCGAGCAGTCAGCAAATGAACAGGGGACGTTGCGATGA
- a CDS encoding CHAT domain-containing protein, translating to MANTQSGKVSWSTSDGWDVRATGAARSGRRAASEPPDPFLASLTGTKRWQIEQTLTATPKARRGDGTPAPLTVDVEGGTDDIYVVMTRYASGAIRFHMPSEPARRGKRRGTRTVYRFSIPVPAAPVPEAGGRRGFISAAIKTVVLKVASKIADYALAKLALLWETTTWKLKDRREGWLAVTPEGLASNDVLPAADLQTLSTTGRNLLFIHGTFSSTTAAFKELAKTQGRNGKTLFAELQDVYGNRIYGFDHFTLSRTPEENVRMLLEALPERPTTFDVITHSRGGLVLRHLVERREQFGRLADRFAVGRAVLVASPNGGTPLASPDHVTQYTNWLSNVMELFPENPFTTGVEFVSEALSWIARRLVGSLPGLASMDNNGDIIRALQDAPGPPGEAYSALVANFEPNGALLQRIIDAGADLFFPTANDLVVPTEGGWRVDPGTGTAAIPGSRVGCFGLGGNLVQQQPVNHVNFFQDPGTVDFLVRALRGQPQPATPIDLEHDLPSGRRRGAARMESPSPAVAATPREEPTATQPARPPQRVSAPVTSLTPSPEPDDVFHIALIAPKQGADVAQLIATFRNARVMEHLHTGGEQRNVATSRRNTAGHAPTQWDRIKAGQAHIQGYINGDPAYPQLPNEAELQQMGGALFAALLPGQVRRLYDAARSEQVSQRLNLIFTSDIGWIADQSWEFIYDPDRRTFLALEEVNFTRNVLTAIPAERIPARPTMRILVVVAQPLGLGTLSVEEEADVIRSGFRRLLDAGLAEVELLLDATPELLHRTLESATAPIDVLHFIGHGEYNKQTDCGYLIFENQDGGEQRLDSSTLRQIVCRRGIRLVCLNACETGRGGRQDFSRGVAQALIAGGVPAVVANQYPVLDVSATAFSRHFYWALAMGHSIGDAAREARVSVNYSISGEAIDWAVPVVFARNPAQHLCLPRTAAEYERTRSAAVRSRRRAVENRMRIGIWNAHRMIPHLPDICERLTRAQTQYAFEPVSFPAPIGTWRREQEKDQAFVVAETLYERLKTKPKELAVEQLICMINFPLKDARTSYLYYWRRDPLIVTSTFELLEQLNERDYTVERMMAHLAAAVVAGIPPHPRRVGPADCPLFYNEKRDIRSIAGRLTFCANCRKQFTDKDAKQRLQAAEQILAAYP from the coding sequence ATGGCGAACACACAATCCGGCAAGGTGAGTTGGTCAACCTCGGACGGCTGGGACGTTCGTGCAACGGGCGCTGCTCGCAGTGGTCGACGGGCGGCCTCGGAGCCGCCGGATCCATTTTTGGCGAGTCTCACGGGAACAAAACGCTGGCAAATCGAACAGACCCTCACAGCCACGCCCAAGGCCAGGCGCGGCGATGGAACACCGGCTCCCCTCACTGTGGATGTCGAAGGTGGCACCGACGACATCTACGTGGTGATGACGCGTTATGCTTCCGGCGCCATCCGGTTTCACATGCCCAGCGAGCCGGCTCGTCGCGGAAAGCGCAGAGGGACACGCACGGTGTATCGGTTTTCGATCCCCGTTCCAGCCGCACCAGTGCCCGAAGCGGGCGGACGCCGTGGATTCATCAGCGCCGCCATCAAGACTGTGGTGCTCAAAGTGGCCAGCAAGATTGCCGACTATGCCCTCGCCAAACTCGCCCTGCTCTGGGAGACCACCACCTGGAAGCTGAAGGATCGACGGGAAGGATGGCTCGCAGTCACCCCCGAAGGACTCGCCAGCAACGACGTTCTGCCCGCGGCTGATCTGCAGACCCTGAGTACCACCGGACGCAATCTCTTGTTCATTCACGGGACGTTTTCAAGTACGACCGCCGCGTTCAAGGAATTGGCCAAGACTCAAGGCCGCAACGGCAAGACACTGTTCGCCGAACTGCAGGACGTCTATGGGAATCGCATCTATGGCTTCGATCACTTTACCCTCAGCCGCACGCCTGAGGAAAATGTGCGCATGCTCCTCGAAGCTCTGCCCGAACGCCCCACCACGTTTGACGTGATCACCCATTCACGCGGCGGCTTGGTCCTTCGACATCTCGTTGAGCGCCGCGAGCAGTTCGGGAGGCTGGCCGATCGTTTTGCCGTCGGTCGCGCCGTGCTGGTCGCCAGTCCGAACGGGGGAACCCCCCTCGCCTCGCCGGACCACGTCACCCAGTACACGAACTGGCTGTCCAACGTGATGGAACTGTTCCCCGAGAATCCCTTCACCACCGGCGTGGAATTCGTGAGCGAGGCGTTGTCCTGGATCGCGCGACGGTTGGTCGGCAGCCTCCCGGGCTTGGCCTCGATGGATAACAACGGCGACATCATTCGGGCCTTGCAGGATGCCCCCGGCCCTCCGGGCGAGGCGTATTCGGCCCTGGTGGCGAACTTCGAACCGAACGGCGCCTTGCTCCAACGCATCATCGACGCGGGCGCCGATTTGTTTTTTCCGACCGCGAACGACCTCGTCGTGCCGACCGAAGGCGGCTGGCGTGTGGATCCGGGAACCGGGACGGCCGCAATTCCGGGGTCCCGTGTCGGCTGTTTCGGCTTGGGCGGAAATCTTGTGCAGCAGCAGCCCGTAAACCATGTGAACTTCTTTCAGGATCCCGGCACCGTGGATTTTCTCGTCCGGGCCTTACGCGGACAACCACAGCCCGCCACACCCATCGACCTCGAACATGACCTGCCGTCAGGCAGGCGTCGAGGTGCCGCTCGAATGGAATCACCTTCGCCCGCCGTGGCCGCCACACCACGCGAGGAACCGACCGCAACACAACCGGCGCGCCCTCCTCAACGTGTCAGCGCACCCGTCACCTCGCTTACGCCCTCGCCGGAGCCTGACGACGTGTTTCACATTGCGCTCATCGCTCCCAAGCAGGGAGCTGATGTCGCACAACTCATCGCCACGTTTCGCAACGCCCGCGTGATGGAACATCTGCACACGGGAGGCGAGCAGAGAAACGTTGCGACGTCACGCCGGAACACCGCGGGTCATGCGCCAACGCAGTGGGACCGGATCAAGGCAGGCCAGGCGCATATTCAAGGCTACATCAACGGAGACCCTGCCTACCCGCAACTTCCGAATGAAGCCGAGCTCCAGCAAATGGGTGGAGCGCTCTTCGCCGCCCTGCTTCCCGGACAAGTTCGCCGGCTGTATGATGCGGCCCGCTCAGAACAAGTCAGCCAGCGACTGAACCTGATCTTCACCTCGGACATCGGGTGGATTGCCGACCAGTCGTGGGAGTTCATTTATGACCCCGATCGCAGAACGTTCCTGGCACTGGAGGAAGTCAATTTTACGCGCAACGTGCTCACGGCCATTCCGGCTGAACGCATACCGGCTCGCCCCACCATGCGCATCCTCGTCGTGGTCGCCCAACCACTGGGACTCGGCACCCTCTCGGTAGAGGAAGAAGCCGACGTGATTCGCAGCGGATTCCGCCGCCTCCTCGACGCAGGACTGGCCGAGGTCGAGTTGCTCCTCGACGCCACTCCGGAGCTGTTGCATCGCACCCTGGAATCCGCCACGGCCCCCATTGACGTGCTGCACTTCATCGGCCATGGGGAATACAACAAGCAGACCGATTGCGGATACCTCATCTTCGAAAACCAGGACGGAGGCGAACAACGGTTGGATTCCTCTACCCTGCGCCAAATCGTCTGCCGCCGGGGCATTCGTCTGGTCTGTCTGAATGCCTGCGAAACCGGCCGTGGCGGCCGACAGGATTTCAGTCGCGGCGTGGCGCAGGCCCTTATTGCCGGGGGAGTACCTGCCGTGGTCGCCAATCAGTACCCGGTGCTGGACGTCTCCGCCACCGCCTTCTCCCGTCACTTCTACTGGGCCCTGGCGATGGGACACAGCATCGGCGATGCCGCCCGTGAGGCGCGAGTGTCGGTCAACTACTCGATCTCGGGTGAAGCGATCGATTGGGCCGTCCCGGTGGTCTTTGCCCGCAATCCCGCACAACATCTTTGCCTGCCAAGGACGGCGGCCGAATACGAACGGACGAGAAGCGCGGCCGTACGCAGCCGACGACGCGCCGTGGAAAATCGCATGCGAATCGGCATCTGGAATGCGCATCGCATGATTCCCCATCTGCCGGACATCTGCGAGCGTCTGACGAGAGCGCAAACGCAGTATGCCTTTGAACCCGTTTCCTTTCCCGCACCGATCGGCACCTGGCGACGGGAACAGGAGAAGGATCAGGCATTCGTGGTGGCGGAAACGCTGTACGAGCGCTTGAAAACGAAACCGAAGGAGTTGGCCGTCGAGCAACTGATCTGCATGATCAATTTTCCGTTGAAGGATGCGCGGACCAGCTACCTGTATTATTGGCGGCGGGACCCGCTGATCGTAACCTCGACCTTTGAGCTGCTCGAACAACTCAACGAGCGGGACTACACGGTCGAGCGGATGATGGCGCACCTGGCGGCGGCGGTCGTCGCGGGAATTCCCCCGCACCCACGTCGGGTTGGGCCGGCCGATTGCCCCCTCTTTTACAACGAGAAGCGGGATATTCGATCGATCGCCGGGCGGCTCACGTTTTGTGCGAACTGCCGTAAACAATTTACGGACAAAGACGCGAAGCAGCGCCTGCAGGCAGCCGAACAGATTCTCGCGGCCTATCCGTAG